Part of the Streptomyces sp. NBC_01471 genome is shown below.
CTTTCTGGGACGCGGCGTTGTCGTGGGAGGTGGCCGCCCACAGTGTGCGCAGGCCGTGCATCGCTGTCGCCATCCGGCACAGCTCCCGGACGGCCGTGGTCGCCACGCCGTGGCCGGCGACCTGCTCCGCGACCCGGTAGCCGAGTCTGGCAGTGCCGTCCTCCAGGTCGTACAGATTGAACCTGCCGAGTACTGAGCCGTCCCCGGCGACGAGCACGTAGAAGGCGCAGATGCCGGCCTCGTGCTCGGCCAGCGAGGCGTTGTACCGGTCGGTGAACTGGTCGAAGAAGTCGTCGCCGCGGTCGGAGACCGAGGCCGCGAAGTAGGCGCGGTTCGCCAGCTCGAAGGCCAGGACCGCCGGGGCGTGGCCGGCATGCAGCCGCTTCAGCTCGGGCATTGCCCGACTCTATCCAGCTCGTGCGCTGAGGCCACCCGAGTTTCCGTCAGTGACAGACAGCCCCAAGACCCTTCTCCGACGGCTCAAAGGAGATTTCGGGGGGCCGGGCCCCGCTTCGGGTGCGGCATCGTCATCCTCGGCGCAGAGGCCCCTGGTTCCGAAAGTGTCGTCCTGACCCACCGGCGGAAACCGGTCGTACAGCTCCTGTCGGTCGAGCGGCTGCCCCCGTCCGGCCACCGGCCGGGCGGGCGGGCTCTTCAGGCGCCGGGGTATCTCGGAGCGCGTCGCTGGACTCGGGCGGGACTCGTTCGGAGATCGTGATGGAGCCGGAGTCGGAACCGGGTGAGAAAGTTCCGTATGGAACTCACCCAGATACGCCTGCTGGTGTCCGACTTCCCCACCGCCTACCGCTTCTACCGGGACGTACTCGGGCTCAGGCCGCAGTTCGAGGCCGAGAACGGCCCGTACGCCAAGCTCAGCCCCGACACCGGACCTGCCGCGATCGCGTTGCAGGACCGGGCTCAGATGGCCGGCGTGCTGGGGAGGTTGGGGGTGGAGCCGGAGGGATACCGCGCGCTGGTGGTGCTGCGGGTGGAGGACCTGGACGCCGCCCACGCCGAACTCACCTCGCGTGGGGCGGAGTTCACCCTGGCCCCGGGACCGATGGGCGACCGGATGCGGGTCGCGTACCTGGAGGACCCGGAGAAGAACCTGATCGAGCTTCAGGAGTGGCTGACGCTGCGCGAGCAGGCTGGTAGCGCGGTGGGGTAGAAGCGCCGGGGTGGAAGCTGCGGCGGCGACCAGGAAGCCCGCCGGCCTGGTCAGGCTCCAGGTGGGGAACGGCAGGTGACCCGGTGCCCCTGCGGATGATCCGCATCGGCCGTCGGCCCTCGTCGTCGTCGACTTCCCGGACAGGCACTCGCTCTGTCACGAGGACAGCATGGCGCGTCCGCGCGTCCCGGACCGATACCACGGCTTGTGCGTCACAACCGGGTGAACGTTGCCCGATGTGCGCTAGCTTTCTAGGATGCTAGCATCGCTTCTGTGAGTGACGAAGA
Proteins encoded:
- a CDS encoding VOC family protein, producing the protein MELTQIRLLVSDFPTAYRFYRDVLGLRPQFEAENGPYAKLSPDTGPAAIALQDRAQMAGVLGRLGVEPEGYRALVVLRVEDLDAAHAELTSRGAEFTLAPGPMGDRMRVAYLEDPEKNLIELQEWLTLREQAGSAVG
- a CDS encoding GNAT family N-acetyltransferase, giving the protein MPELKRLHAGHAPAVLAFELANRAYFAASVSDRGDDFFDQFTDRYNASLAEHEAGICAFYVLVAGDGSVLGRFNLYDLEDGTARLGYRVAEQVAGHGVATTAVRELCRMATAMHGLRTLWAATSHDNAASQKVLAKAGFVPVGPAAPADLGGKSGTWYRRDLQP